From a single Nicotiana tomentosiformis chromosome 2, ASM39032v3, whole genome shotgun sequence genomic region:
- the LOC138905469 gene encoding uncharacterized protein — MEADYAFIDMDVDEICELDERYGKADGARVFELKKELAHISQGSLDITSYFNKIKQLWDEIASYKVIVCTCGGKAVEDEEQKVYQFLMGLNDTYMQTRSTILMMKPLPFVGNVYNILLSNEKQGQKPGYSIDKCYELQGYPPNFKFNKGPPPRRTAAYVELESSGGSYVPGGSDGPVENEESSVISDLTKDQYSQLMILLQQSQISTSPHSPHLLASANFAGVYFFDIITLLIPYLVSLPNGYKVKVTNVGSLALFPDLILHNVLYIPSFKHDLISVHKLLSHCDDVVQFIKSACTFQGPSVRKPMVLGRLDNGLYKLFQHVTSPVESVNAKSCSSVDCSLPVVSNNAAIDILFLIHIDTWVPYSTPTHSGSKYIFTIVDDYNIATWTYLMGAKSNDFDLLKAFIFMVETQFKTKIQTVRSDNALELGSSSSGSLFFSEKGIIH, encoded by the exons ATGGAAGCAGATTATGCATTCATAGATATGGATGTTGATGAGATC TGTGAATTGGATGAGAGATATGGTAAGGCTGATGGGGCCAGAGTTTTTGAGCTAAAGAAAGAATTAGCACATATATCTCAAGGGTCTTTAGACATAACTTCTTATTTTAATAAAATCAAACAACTTTGGGATGAAATAGCTTCTTATAAGGTCATAGTTTGTACTTGTGGGGGTAAGGCTGTTGAGGATGAAGAGCAGAAGGTTTATCAGTTCCTTATGGGTCTGAATGATACCTACATGCAAACTCGCAGCACCATTTTAATGATGAAACCACTTCCATTTGTTGGAAATGTGTACAACATCTTATTGTCTAATGAGAAGCAGGGGCAG AAACCTGGATATTCTATAGATAAATGCTATGAATTACAAGGATATCCTCCCAATTTCAAGTTCAACAAAGGACCTCCCCCTCGCAGAACTGCTGCATATGTTGAGCTTGAATCCTCTGGTGGTTCTTATGTGCCTGGTGGTTCTGATGGTCCTGTTGAGAATGAGGAGTCTTCTGTAATATCTGACCTTACCAAGGATCAATACTCTCAGCTGATGATCTTATTACAACAATCCCAAATCTCTACTTCCCCACACTCTCCACATCTCTTGGCTTCTGCTAACTTTGCTG GAGTTTACTTTTTTGATATAATCACTCTTCTTATTCCTTATCTTGTGTCTCTTCCAAATGGATATAAAGTAAAGGTTACCAATGTTGGTTCTTTAGCTTTATTTCCTGACTTAATCCTTCATAATGTTCTTTACATTCCTAGTTTTAAACATGATCTCATATCTGTCCACAAGCTTTTGTCTCATTGTGATGATGTTGTACAGTTTATCAAGTCTGCTTGCACTTTCCAGGGCCCTTCAGTGAGGAAGCCAATGGTACTTGGTAGACTGGACAATGGACTTTACAAGTTGTTCCAACATGTCACCTCTCCTGTTGAATCTGTTAATGCCAAATCTTGTTCTTCTGTTGATTGTTCTCTACCTGTAGTGTCTAATAATGCTGCTATTGACATTTTATTT CTTATACATATAGATACTTGGGTTCCCTACTCCACTCCCACTCATTCTGGttctaaatatatttttactATAGTAGATGACTATAATATAGCTACCTGGACGTATTTGATGGGAGCAAAGAGCAATGATTTTGATTTGTTAAAAGCTTTCATCTTTATGGTTGAAACTCAgtttaaaactaaaattcagaCTGTGAGAAGTGACAATGCTTTAGAGTTAGGCTCCAGTTCTTCTGgttctcttttcttttctgaAAAAGGGATCATTCACTAA